From the genome of Aspergillus fumigatus Af293 chromosome 1, whole genome shotgun sequence, one region includes:
- a CDS encoding M28 family metallopeptidase, which produces MREKAMAPSETTPLLVVNVAPQRYRYPHHALRRACSFSLILILFIGLILFLIPFPILPREHGSLWSYLPGASPFPYPSWPNSPGLTYEQLQAVLQSTPSAAKAREWSSYYTAGPHLAGKNLSQALWTREKWQDFGVMDTEIVAYDVYLNYPVDHRLALLKKDGDKTDVTFEASLEEDVLKEDHTSGLPDRVPTFHGYSASGNVTAPFVYVNFGTYDDYQDLVDANVSLAGKIAIAKYGRIFRGLKVKRAQELGMVGVILYDDPQEDGDITEDNGYKPYPEGPARNPSAVQRGSAQFLSIAPGDPTTPGYPSKPGCERQDPHNSIPSIPSLPISYQEVLPFLRALNGHGPKASEFNKRWQGGKLGSKGVEYNIGPSPDDVVINLYNEQEYITTPLWNVIGTIKGAIPDEVVILGNHRDAWIAGGAGDPNSGSAVLNEVIRSFGEALKAGWKPLRTIVFASWDGEEYGLLGSTEWVEEMLPWLSKTTVAYLNVDVAAAGTNLRPTASPLLYNVIYEVTGLVQSPNQTLEGQTVRDTWDGQIDTMGSGSDFTAFQDFAGIPSYDLGFSHGPKDPVYHYHSNYDSFDWMDRFGDPGWLYHEACTKIWALAAAKLVETPVLAFNATDYAVGLSTYLDQIRPAAEQLPGHSSFNLEPLDKAIARLQKVAAKFDAEAAELTSQLDENLPWWLWWKKVRLYFLIRGVNDKYKAFERKFLYQPGLDGRNWYKHVVFAPGIWTGYAGATYPGLVESLDAGDLKNAKKWRDIIRERIEDATDLLQ; this is translated from the exons ATGAGGGAGAAAGCCATGGCTCCCTCAGAGACTACTCCGCTCCTTGTCGTGAATGTCGCTCCGCAGCGATATCGATACCCCCATCATGCCTTGCGACGGGCATGCAGTTTCTCCTTGATCCTGATTCTTTTCATCGGTTTGATTCTGTTCTTAATTCCGTTTCCTATCCTGCCCCGCGAGCACGGCTCTCTCTGGTCGTATCTCCCTGGTGCCAGCCCGTTCCCATACCCGTCATGGCCCAACAGCCCCGGCCTCACGTatgagcagctgcaggctgTTCTTCAGAGCACACCGTCAGCCGCGAAAGCTCGTGAATGGAGCAGTTATTACACGGCAGGTCCGCACCTAGCAGGCAAAAACCTCAGTCAAGCCCTCTGGACCCGTGAGAAGTGGCAAGATTTCGGTGTAATGGACACGGAAATCGTCGCTTATGATGTCTACCTCAACTATCCTGTAGATCATCGTTTGGctctgctgaagaaggaCGGGGATAAAACCGATGTCACCTTTGAGGCTTCACTTGAAGAGGACGTCCTTAAAGAGGATCACACGAGCGGCCTTCCCGATCGCGTGCCTACTTTCCACGGTTACTCTGCCAGCGGAAACGTTACCGCTCCTTTCGTCTATGTCAATTTTGGGACGTACGATGATTATCAGGACCTAGTCGATGCCAATGTCAGTTTGGCGGGCAAAATTGCTATTGCAAAGTATGGTCGCATCTTTCGTGGGCTGAAAGTGAAGCGGGCACAGGAGTTGGGTATGGTCGGCGTGATATTGTATGATGATCCccaggaagatggagatATCACGGAGGACAATGGTTACAAGCCGTACCCTGAGGGACCTGCTCGGAACCCCAGCGCCGTACAGAGAGGAAGTGCGCAATTTCTAA GCATCGCTCCCGGTGATCCTACGACTCCCGGTTATCCGTCGAAGCCCGGCTGCGAAAGACAAGATCCCCATAACTCAATCCCGTCTATTCCTTCCCTACCCATCTCTTATCAGGAAGTGCTCCCTTTCCTAAGAGCGCTCAATGGACATGGTCCGAAGGCATCTGAGTTCAACAAACGGTGGCAAGGTGGGAAGCTCGGATCGAAGGGTGTAGAATATAACATTGGGCCTTCTCCAGATGATGTTGTCATCAATTTGTACAATGAACAGGAGTATATCACCACTCCGCTATGGAATGTCATCGGTACCATCAAGGGCGCTATTCCGGATGAAGTCGTGATCCTGGGCAATCATCGTGACGCCTGGATTGCTGGTGGAGCTGGGGATCCGAACAGTGGATCCGCCGTGCTCAACGAAGTCATTCGCAGTTTCGGTGAGGCTCTGAAGGCAGGATGGAAGCCACTGCGCACTATTGTCTTTGCTAGCTGGGATGGCGAAGAGTACGGATTGCTTGGGTCTACTGAGTGGGTTGAGGAGATGCTTCCGTGGTTGTCGAAGACTACGGTTGCTTACCTTAATGTTGATGTCGCCGCGGCTGGGACCAACTTGCGCCCCACGGCTAGTCCGCTTCTCTACAATGTCATCTACGAAGTGACTGGATTGGTCCAGTCTCCCAACCAGACACTGGAAGGCCAGACAGTGCGGGATACCTGGGATGGCCAAATTGATACCATGGGAAGTGGTAGCGACTTTACTGCGTTCCAAGATTTTGCAGGCATCCCCAGTTACGATCTGGGGTTCAGCCATGGTCCCAAGGACCCTGTATATCACTATCACTCGAACTATGATAGTTTCGACTGGATGGATCGATTCGGTGACCCTGGTTGGCTGTACCACGAAGCATGCACTAAGATTTGGGCTCTGGCTGCGGCTAAATTGGTGGAGACTCCTGTGCTTGCCTTTAACGCTACGGACTATGCTGTGGGCCTTAGCACATACTTGGATCAAATTCGGCCGGCGGCGGAGCAGCTACCTGGTCATTCATCCTTCAACCTTGAGCCACTTGACAAAGCAATCGCACGGCTTCAGAAAGTCGCTGCGAAATTCGACGCCGAAGCCGCAGAGCTGACCTCacagctggacgagaatCTTCCATGGTGGCTCTGGTGGAAGAAGGTGAGACTGTACTTCTTGATCCGGGGGGTCAATGACAAGTACAAGGCCTTTGAGCGCAAGTTCCTGTACCAGCCTGGCTTGGACGGGAGAAATTGGTACAAGCACGTAGTGTTTGCGCCTGGTATCTGGACTGGATACGCTGGCGCGACATATCCTGGATTGGTGGAAAGTCTGGATGCAGGAGATCTGAAAAATGCAAAG AAATGGCGTGATATTATCCGTGAGCGAATCGAGGATGCCACGGACCTGCTGCAATGA
- a CDS encoding RTC4 family protein produces MVTPTSKPNSSFSKVYLTKNNYAGRSLHPNAKRPGKGVEESAKEESTQVVESFEVDGDKQIVDNEDITAEPASSPVSSLEDHENEILPGFEYFDSAVGERRRPQRGRKDLRGSESPTLRRKRNADEMAHTAQADAEKEDYVFGWSQSQKKRKQGYAGKKSDGSLWKAQGSTTAPSQSKSSPSSSASESKTGSSSQKTKTRSRKEAVDRAPSFMVPPDIDDLLPSSSGNRTKPEFIASASIPNDTISSSSGFASSAQISHFFDSDDDCSSGTSLSSVPENLLEEFSQMEDVFLSDMDDSENTELKQSLCPWCKKAVDSDALRKFRAQPKQRIREQQQFCESHQKETAEKEWKERGYPDIDWDTFDERIKCHFDDLESILVPEGNSYYRNVLDTMLKSGKAKNFRLTLAGDALETICCGYYGTRGANKMLQALTARFSRKLRRLAAEDHIVKTAGPVIYAQAVLVPELAVRLVKEDMGVDVDSARQILRESIEIGEKLNFAPNDVVPIPAESENADDIIV; encoded by the exons ATGGTCACTCCTACATCTAAACCGAATTCGAGCTTCTCGAAGGTATATCTGACCAAGAATAATTACGCAGGGCGATCTCTTCACCCAAATGCTAAGCGCCCTGGAAAGGGAGTTGAGGAATCAGCGAAGGAAGAAAGCACCCAGGTTGTTGAGAGTTTCGAGGTGGATGGGGATAAGCAGATAGTGGACAATGAGGACATAACCGCTGAACCCGCCAGTTCTCCGGTCAGTTCTCTTGAGGACCACGAGAATGAGATTTTGCCTGGTTTTGAGTACTTTGACAGCGCAGTAGGTGAAAGGAGGAGGCCACAGCGCGGGAGGAAAGACTTACGCGGCTCAGAGTCTCCTACGTTGAGACGCAAGAGGAATGCCGATGAAATGGCCCACACAGCTCAGGCCGATGCCGAGAAGGAAGACTACGTATTTGGCTGGTCAcaaagccagaagaagcgcaaacaGGGTTACGCTGGAAAGAAAAGCGATGGCTCTTTGTGGAAGGCGCAAGGCTCTACGACCGCTCCCTCCCAGTCGAAATCATCGCCTTCCTCCAGTGCTTCAGAGTCAAAAACGGGTAGTAGCTCACAGAAAACCAAAACTAGGTCCAGAAAGGAAGCTGTTGACAGGGCTCCAAGCTTTATGGTCCCCCCGGATATCGACGACCTTCTGCCTTCATCGTCTGGAAATCGCACGAAGCCCGAGTTTATTGCCTCTGCTTCCATTCCTAACGATACGATATCTAGCTCCTCTGGATTCGCATCATCCGCACAAATATCTCACTTCTTTGATTCCGACGACGACTGTTCAAGTGGCACGTCTCTCAGTTCAGTGCCAGAAAACTTGCTGGAAGAATTCTCGCAGATGGAGGATGTCTTTCTCTCTGACATGGACGACTCGGAAAATACGGAGTTGAAACAATCGTTGTGTCCCTGGTGCAAGAAGGCTGTCGATTCAGATGCTCTGAGGAAGTTTCGGGCGCAACCAAAACAGCGGATTCGCGAGCAACAGCAATTCTGCGAGTCGCATCAAAAGGAGACGGCGGagaaagaatggaaagagAGAGGCTATCCAGACATTGATTGGGATACTTTCGATGAGCGCATCAAGTGTCATTTCGACGATCTGGAGAGTATCTTGGTACCTGAAGGCAACTCATACTACAGGAATGTTCTTGATACTATGTTGAAATCAGGAAAGGCAAAGAACTTCCGCCTAACACTCGCTGGAGACGCCCTAGAGACGATCTGTTGCGGTTATTACGGGACTCGAGGGGCCAACAAGAT GTTACAAGCTCTTACGGCGCGTTTCTCTCGCAAACTCCGCCGTTTGGCAGCTGAGGACCACATCGTCAAGACAGCTGGACCTGTGATCTATGCCCAGGCAGTCCTCGTACCTGAATTGGCCGTCAGGCTTGTCAAAGAAGATATGGGAGTGGATGTTGACTCGGCACGACAAATCCTACGAGAGAGCATTGAGATTGGCGAAAAGCTGAACTTCGCCCCGAACGATGTGGTCCCGATCCCGGCTGAATCGGAGAATGCTGATGATATTATTGTCTAA
- a CDS encoding TMCO4 family protein yields MTSPSSTPIDHSVDSSADPLRSGSQAARDTQPSATPTLSNIDQTDNRGNGEVEVKTPQGTKPGVNPTLGDNKANADVADELDDFGLPIPVRSKAPCQLEDERPEEDERFHDVKETRLPSPKSETIPSENDKRAASHDVSSENDKQSTPPPAYSSLDIQDSVHQSSSTHKRHSSLKPSEWSHQRLSENKAVDSESDDESDGEWKDMPALGEFDVYDDYGRLIARGAKEEGDDAVYQGLGGAGKGYTRVQLDEDAQSATSLDQDTSYLFKETAGNSVGVEGEELRDPLSQLQATKDLLTESQRIAYVGVTRLVIYQMTQDLEKLPTTKASRKAKQKAADAMRKWGQTVMGRIYTHMEIDPAEQIMIEQLAEHGVQPADLVRPLMQNARVKNPMAEELDSPQASMSSSASRGLKGNSRASFSTESELTSESTPPPPYETHGDDDLPEVRTPSQMPTSAKIDIDLRWTVLCDLFLVLISDSVYDARSRSLLERVGQSMEVSWLQIARFEKRVIDALEMQEAAEKETWDESEHMEKRRKMALKRKYMVMGLATVGGGLIIGLSAGLLAPVIGAGLAAGFTTVGISGTSAFLGGAGGTALIASGATLTGSTIGLRASHRRTGAVQTFEYRPLHNNKRVNLIVAISGWMTGKVDDVRLPFSTVDPIMGDIYSVLWEPEMLQSMGATINILATEALTQGLQQVLGSTVLMALMASLQLPLVLTKLSYLIDNPWNVSLARANAAGLILADSLMDHNLGKRPVTLLGFSLGARVIFSCLKELADKGASGLVQNVYLFGAPLVANKDEFIKARSVVSGRFVNGYSSNDWILGYLFRATSGGIMRVAGIAPVEGIPGLENHDVTNLVNGHMDYRAAIPRLLKEVGWEVLSEEFAEIEDPDPENHGERQRELIREIDEARKAAEAQPEKKRFGLFKRGKLAEKKGWETYDVKRNDSFPRESTDSNGTGAVLFDIDAIRAELASEMIEVKQLESTLPPMKLDLNSPSTQSPAAATPSEHRAPKDGRATPSVPQTPDENSRGHSASQKTQSPPPRQEQIHMAFDTSYDNPPQRSHSSFEPASYDLCPTRPALRSSVTMPTSVGASALGAMALEPNAWADHDFGHGEEGEISMTFE; encoded by the exons ATGACCTCACCCTCAAGCACCCCCATTGACCATTCTGTCGACTCTTCCGCTGACCCTTTGCGATCTGGTTCTCAAGCTGCGCGGGATACACAGCCATCGGCTACACCTACTCTTTCGAATATTGATCAGACGGACAACAGAGGGAATGGAGAGGTGGAAGTGAAGACGCCGCAAGGGACGAAGCCTGGGGTGAACCCAACCCTGGGAGATAACAAAGCGAATGCGGATGTGGCAGATGAGTTAGATGACTTTGGACTTCCGATCCCAGTCCGCTCCAAGGCTCCATGTCAGTTAGAAGACGAACGgcccgaggaggacgaaagGTTCCACGATGTTAAAGAGACGAGGTTACCGTCGCCTAAGAGTGAGACTATCCCCTCAGAGAACGATAAGCGCGCCGCTTCCCACGATGTTTCCTCTGAGAACGACAAGCAAAGCACTCCCCCACCGGCCTACTCTAGTTTAGATATCCAAGATTCTGTCCATCAGTCATCCTCGACACACAAGAGGCATTCAAGCCTCAAGCCGTCGGAATGGTCGCACCAGCGACTGAGCGAAAACAAAGCAGTCGATTCGGAAAGCGATGATGAAAGCGACGGCGAATGGAAAGACATGCCCGCCCTAGGCGAATTCGACGTCTACGACGATTATGGGCGATTGATTGCTCGTGGCGCCAAAGAAGAGGGCGACGACGCAGTTTATCAGGGCCTGGGTGGCGCTGGAAAGGGATATACTCGAGTACAACTCGACGAAGACGCGCAGTCCGCGACAAGTTTGGATCAGGACACCAGCTATCTCTTCAAGGAAACTGCCGGCAACTCTGTAGGAgtagaaggagaagagctgCGCGACCCGCTCAGTCAACTACAGGCTACAAAAGATCTTCTGACCGAGAGTCAAAGGATCGCTTATGTCGGAGTGACGCGGCTGGTGATCTACCAGATGACCCAGGACTTGGAAAAGCTACCAACGACTAAGGCTTCTCGCAAGGCGAAACAGAAAGCGGCCGACGCCATGAGGAAATGGGGTCAGACTGTCATGGGAAGGATTTATACTCACATGGAGATTGATCCTGCGGAGCAAATCATGATTGAACAATTGGCTGAGCACGGCGTTCAGCCTGCGGATCTTGTTCGACCATTGATGCAAAATGCTCGGGTCAAAAATCCaatggcggaggagctggactcTCCACAGGCATCCATGTCTTCGAGTGCGTCTCGCGGCTTGAAGGGGAACAGCCGGGCAAGCTTTTCCACCGAATCTGAGCTTACTTCCGAATCAACTCCCCCTCCACCTTACGAAACACACGGAGATGACGACTTACCGGAAGTGCGGACCCCGTCACAGATGCCTACTTCAGCAAAGATTGACATTGACCTTCGTTGGACGGTCCTCTGCGACCTATTTCTCGTTCTTATCTCGGATTCGGTGTACGATGCCCGATCCCGATCTTTGCTGGAAAGGGTCGGCCAGTCTATGGAAGTGTCCTGGTTGCAAATTGCCCGCTTTGAGAAGCGTGTCATTGATGCTCTCGAGATGCAAGAAGCCGCGGAGAAAGAGACTTGGGATGAGTCTGAACACATGGAGAAGCGCAGGAAGATGGCGCTGAAGCGGAAATATATGGTCATGGGTCTGGCCACTGTTGGAGGGGGTTTGATCATCGGGCTCTCCGCTGGTTTGCTGGCCCCGGTCATCGGCGCTGGTCTTGCAGCGGGCTTCACAACCGTTGGGATTTCTGGGACTAGCGCTTTCTTAGGGGGAGCCGGTGGCACAGCCTTGATCGCTTCTGGCGCTACCTTGACAGGAAGTACTATCGGCCTAAGGGCTTCACACAGACGCACTGGGGCAGTTCAGACTTTTGAGTATCGTCCTCTCCACAACAACAAGAGGGTCAACTTGATTGTTGCGATTTCAGGCTGGATGACTGGCAAAGTCGATGATGTCCGCTTGCCATTCAGTACAGTTGATCCTATTATGGGCGACATTTATTCAGTCCTATGGGAGCCGGAGATGCTCCAAAGTATGGGTGCCACCATCAACATTCTAGCAACAGAG GCCTTGACTCAGGGTCTGCAACAGGTTTTAGGAAGCACTGTCCTTATGGCTTTAATGGCATCCCTGCAGCTACCTCTTGTTCTCACTAAGTTGTCATACTTGATCGATAATCCTTGGAATGTCTCCCTAGCTCGAGCCAACGCGGCAGGGCTGATTTTGGCAGACTCGTTGATGGATCATAACTTGGGCAAGAGACCTGTCACTCTACTAGGTTTCTCGCTTGGGGCTAGAGTCATTTTCTCGTGTCTGAAAGAGCTCGCAGATAAGGGCGCTAGCGGCCTGGTCCAAAATGTCTACCTCTTCGGGGCTCCACTCGTGGCAAACAAGGACGAATTCATCAAGGCACGCAGCGTTGTCTCTGGCCGCTTTGTGAACGGGTACTCTTCCAATGACTGGATTCTGGGATACCTCTTCCGGGCCACAAGCGGCGGTATTATGCGTGTGGCTGGTATTGCTCCGGTAGAAGGGATTCCTGGCCTGGAGAACCATGATGTCACTAACCTAGTCAATGGCCACATGGACTATCGTGCCGCTATTCCACGGCTACTCAAGGAAGTCGGGTGGGAGGTTCTCAGCGAGGAGTTTGCTGAAATCGAAGACCCAGACCCGGAGAATCATGGCGAGCGGCAACGAGAGTTGATCCGCGAAATTGATGAGGCTCGTAAAGCCGCAGAAGCTCAACCTGAGAAAAAGCGGTTTGGACTGTTCAAGCGTGGCAAGTTAGCTGAGAAAAAGGGATGGGAAACATATGACGTGAAACGCAATGACTCGTTTCCGCGTGAATCCACTGACAGCAACGGAACCGGAGCCGTCCTTTTCGATATCGATGCGATCAGGGCAGAACTCGCCTCAGAGATGATTGAggtcaagcagctcgagTCTACGCTCCCACCCATGAAGCTAGATCTCAATTCACCGTCAACTCAatcaccagctgctgctACACCGTCAGAGCATAGAGCTCCTAAGGATGGACGCGCTACCCCATCCGTTCCTCAGACACCCGATGAAAATTCCAGGGGCCACTCGGCCTCTCAAAAGACGCAATCTCCACCACCCCGCCAGGAGCAGATCCATATGGCTTTTGATACTTCCTACGATAACCCTCCGCAACGTTCTCATTCTTCTTTTGAACCAGCTTCTTATGATTTATGTCCGACGAGACCAGCTTTACGATCATCTGTGACGATGCCCACTAGTGTCGGTGCCAGCGCGCTTGGCGCTATGGCTCTGGAGCCCAATGCCTGGGCTGACCACGACTTCGGCCACGGCGAAGAGGGTGAGATCTCGATGACCTTCGAGTGA